A region of Sesamum indicum cultivar Zhongzhi No. 13 linkage group LG7, S_indicum_v1.0, whole genome shotgun sequence DNA encodes the following proteins:
- the LOC105166996 gene encoding uroporphyrinogen decarboxylase → MACIYSPSVTSISAKLNFTSLPNHKPKFFCSLGGAVAEPKTINATEPLLLNAARGKEVDRPPVWLMRQAGRYMKSYQTLCEKHPSFRERSENVDLVVEISLQPWEVFKPDGVILFSDILTPLTGMNIPFDIVKGKGPIIFDPIRTAADVEKVQEFTPDESVPYVGEALTILRKEVNNEAAVLGFVGAPFTLASYVVEGGSSKHFSKIKRLAFSEPKVLHALLQKFATSMAKYIQYQADKGAQAVQIFDSWATELSPVDFEEFSLPYLKLIVDTVKRTHPDLPLILYASGSGGLIERLPMTGVDVVSLDWTVDMAEGRRRLGPNVAVQGNVDPGVLFGSKEFITDRIKDTVRKAGKGKHILNLGHGIVVGTPEENVAHFFEVAKGLRY, encoded by the exons ATGGCTTGCATTTATAGCCCCTCAGTTACATCAATCTCTGCTAAATTGAATTTCACTTCTCTCCCAAATCACAAGCCCAAATTCTTTTGCTCTCTTGGAG GGGCTGTTGCGGAGCCTAAAACTATAAATGCTACGGAGCCTTTGTTACTTAATGCCGCACGAGGGAAAGAAGTGGACAGACCCCCAGTTTGGCTCATGAGACAAGCAGGGAGGTACATGAAG AGTTACCAAACCCTCTGTGAGAAGCATCCATCGTTTCGGGAAAGATCAGAAAATGTAGATCTTGTGGTGGAAATCTCTCTTCAGCCGTGGGAGGTGTTTAAACCTGATGGG GTCATCTTATTCTCTGATATTCTTACCCCTTTGACTGGTATGAACATACCTTTCGACATTGTGAAAGGTAAGGGTCCTATCATATTTGATCCGATTCGCACAGCTGCTGATGTTGAGAAAGTGCAAGAATTCACTCCTGACGAGTCGGTTCCATATGTTGGCGAAGCACTAACAATCTTGCGAAAGGAG GTAAACAATGAAGCTGCAGTGCTAGGTTTTGTTGGGGCTCCTTTCACCCTGGCATCTTATGTGGTTGAAGGAGGTTCGTCAAAGCACttctcaaaaataaagagaCTGGCTTTCTCAGAGCCAAAG GTTCTTCATGCACTACTTCAAAAGTTTGCAACCTCCATGGCCAAATACATCCAGTACCAAGCTGACAAGGGAGCTCAAGCCGTTCAAATTTTCGACTCGTGGGCCACAGAGCTCAGCCCCGTCGACTTCGAAGAGTTCAGTCTCCCTTACTTGAAACTAATCGTGGACACCGTTAAACGAACCCATCCAGATCTCCCACTGATACTCTATGCAAGTGGTTCCGGTGGCTTAATCGAGAGACTACCCATGACTGGCGTCGACGTTGTTAGTTTGGACTGGACGGTCGACATGGCCGAAGGCAGACGACGTCTTGGTCCTAACGTGGCCGTGCAAGGCAACGTGGATCCCGGTGTTCTTTTTGGGTCGAAAGAGTTCATCACGGACCGGATAAAGGATACTGTCAGAAAAGCTGGAAAAGGGAAGCACATCTTGAATCTTGGACATGGGATTGTTGTAGGTACTCCAGAAGAAAACGTTGCGCATTTCTTTGAGGTTGCTAAAGGACTCAGATACTAG
- the LOC105166997 gene encoding 60S ribosomal protein L21-1-like, whose amino-acid sequence MPAGHGQRARTRDLFARPFRKKGPTHLSTYLRIYKIGQYVDVKVNGSIHKGMPHKFYHGRTGRVWNVTKRAVGVEVNKQVGNRIIKKRIHVRVEHVQPSRCHEEVMHRIKRNDQLKAEAKAQGKIISTKRQPEGPKPGFMVEGATLETVTPIPYDVVNDLKGGY is encoded by the exons ATGCCGGCGGGCCACGGGCAGAGGGCGCGCACTCGGGATCTCTTTGCGCGGCCGTTCAGGAAGAAGGGTCCGACCCATCTTTCGACCTATCTCCGGATCTACAAGATCGGGCAATACGTTGATGTCAAAGTTAACGGGTCGATCCACAAGGGTATGCCTCATAAGTTCTACCATGGGCGTACTGGTCGTGTGTGGAACGTCACCAAGCGCGCTGTTGGCGTAGAAGTTAACAAGCAG GTTGGTAACAGAatcataaagaaaagaatacatGTCCGTGTGGAACATGTCCAGCCATCACGGTGCCATGAGGAAGTCATGCATAGAATCAAAAGGAACGACCAGTTGAAGGCAGAGGCAAAGGCACAAggtaaaattattagtaccaAGAGGCAGCCGGAAGGACCAAAACCTGGTTTTATGGTAGAAGGCGCTACTCTTGAAACCGTCACTCCAATTCCTTATGATGTGGTCAATGATCTCAAGGGTGGTTACTAA
- the LOC105166998 gene encoding high mobility group B protein 7 gives MVYQSRPRKRILAIRRGPDGSAFQKCESCGLTVAIALVDMHECGLKKITKKKRKTQCGSGKLEGQRIQDQPRSAFHFFMEEFIKTCKDGNEIEIDKKGCETWKNMSKEERRPFVLEADKLNSAYVKLLLKEESEMQWVDDEADSGDVGKYDETNEDSDIYCYGSESCDGFPLFLSETYDTLDTQVLVQSCPWATQKPH, from the exons ATGGTGTACCAGTCGAGACCCAGAAAACGGATCCTCGCAATTCGCCGTGGCCCCGACGGCAGCGCCTTCCAGAAATG CGAGAGTTGTGGGCTCACCGTGGCAATTGCTTTGGTTGATATGCATGAGTGTGGACTCAAGAAAATAACGAAAAAGAAACGTAAAACCCAGTGTGGAAGTGGAAAACTTGAGGGGCAGAGGATTCAGGACCAGCCCAGATCggcttttcatttttttat GGAAGAATTTATAAAGACATGTAAAGATGGAAATGAGATTGAGATAGACAAGAAAGGATGCGAAACATGGAAGAACATGTCAAAAGag GAGAGGCGGCCGTTCGTTCTTGAGGCTGATAAACTAAACTCTGCCTATGTGAAGCTTTTGCTGAAGGAGGAAAGTGAGATGCAATGG GTGGATGACGAAGCGGATTCAGGTGATGTTGGCAAATACGACGAG ACCAATGAGGACTCGGATATCTACTGCTATGGCTCTGAAAGTTGTGATGGATTTCCACTCTTCCTATCCGAAACATATGATACCTTGGACACCCAAGTTTT GGTACAATCATGCCCTTGGGCTACTCAGAAACCTCATTGA